The window TCTTGATCTGCCTCAGGGTTTCTATGCCGTCCATCCCGGGCATTTTGATGTCAACAACGGCCACATCGAAAGACTTTTCTCTGACCAGTTCTATCGCCTCTTTGCCGCTGCCAATATTGGTAACATCCATATTCCTTCTTTTTAACCTGCCGGCCAGTGTTGTTCTGAAATCTTCTTCATCATCTACCAGCAGCAGGTGGATAATTTCCATATCTGATCTCTCCCCAGCAAGTTTATTGTATACAAATGTAACTATTCAGGTAGGCACAGAGGCACAGAGCACCAAAGGCACAAAGTAGGAAAAAAACAACGAAACGACCCTGCTCCGCTCTGCTTTGTGCCTGAGTAGTTACACACAAATTACCATCTGACGGCAGATTAGTCAATAATATGGGGTTGCCTTCCCGGCATAGATTTTGTATATATGGCAAGGAACACGCCGATAGGCAATTATTTCGATAGGGGGTATCGTAGGATGAAATGGAAAGTTTTGGTTCTTGTCGTTAGTCTTTCGTTTTTTCTTTTCGGGTTCCGTACGCCGGCTTTTGCTTCCCCTGAGGAATCACTCAAACAGAGGATAGAGAATCTTGAAAAGATAATCCAGGGACAGCAGAAATCGCTCGAATCCTTAAAATTGGAGATGGAGAGACAGAAAGAGGCGGAAGATAAGGCTCGCCAGGAACAGGAAAGACTCAAGGCGCTGGAAAGGAAGGTGGAAGAGGTAGAAAAGGTAACCACGAAGCGGGAGGAAGAGTTAAAAAAAGAGAAGAAGACGGGGCTTATCGCCTACTGGCGGGACGGTTTCTTCCTTGAGACGCCGGACAAACAATTCAGACTTCAGTTTGGCGGCGTTTTGCATTTCGATACCCGTTTCTTCAGTGGCGGGTCCAGGAGTCCCGACTCATTCGATATCCGCCGGGCACGTTACGA of the Syntrophales bacterium genome contains:
- a CDS encoding response regulator, which gives rise to MEIIHLLLVDDEEDFRTTLAGRLKRRNMDVTNIGSGKEAIELVREKSFDVAVVDIKMPGMDGIETLRQIKKIAPLVEVILLTGHASVEAGIEGIKSGAYDYVIKPCNVNDLLLKVEDAYRRKLVEKGHTQEE